In Manis pentadactyla isolate mManPen7 chromosome 11, mManPen7.hap1, whole genome shotgun sequence, one DNA window encodes the following:
- the LARP6 gene encoding la-related protein 6 produces the protein MAQPSEEALPGPETAVQIRVAIQEAEDVQQPEDQEEGAEARGAGDPARYLSPGWGSASEEEPSRGPSGLTTSENEHEDAEQEWKPPDKELIRKLVDQIEFYFSDENLEKDAFLLKHVRRNKLGYVSVKLLTSFKKVKHLTRDWRTTAHALKYSGTLELNEDHRKVRRTTPVPLFPNENLPSKMLLVYDLHLSPKLWALAAPQKNGRVQEKVMEHLLKLFGTFGIISSVRILKPGRELPPDIRRISSRYSQVGTQECAIVEFEEVEAAIRAHEFMITESQGRESMKAVLIGMKPPKKKPPKDKNQDEEPTASIHPSKSLNKRVEELQYMGDESSANSSSDPESNPTSPMAGRRHAVTHKLSPSGHQNLFLSPNASPCSSPWSSPLAQRRGVSRKSPLAEEGRLNSGTSPEILRKCTDYSSDSSATTPSGSPWVRRRRAERGPQEKSPGASPLLSRKVQAADGLPVRVLRLPRGPDNTRGFHSGHERGRACV, from the exons ATGGCCCAGCCCAGCGAGGAGGCCCTGCCCGGGCCCGAGACTGCCGTGCAGATCCGCGTCGCCATCCAGGAGGCCGAGGACGTGCAGCAGCCGGAGGACCAAGAGGAGGGGGCGGAGGCGCGGGGCGCGGGGGACCCGGCCCGGTACCTGAGCCCCGGCTGGGGCAGCGCCAGCGAGGAGGAGCCGAGCCGCGGGCCCAG TGGCCTGACGACAAGTGAGAATGAGCACGAGGATGCGGAGCAGGAGTGGAAGCCCCCAGACAAGGAGTTAATCAGGAAACTCGTGGATCAGATTGAATTCTACTTTTCTGATGAAAACCTGGAGAAGGACGCCTTCCTGCTGAAGCACGTGAGGAGGAACAAACTGGGATATGTGAGTGTTAAACTACTCACGTCCTTCAAAAAG GTGAAGCACCTCACGCGGGACTGGAGAACCACAGCGCATGCCTTGAAGTACTCAGGGACCCTCGAGCTGAATGAGGACCACCGGAAGGTGAGGAGGACCACCCCTGTCCCACTCTTCCCCAATGAGAACCTCCCCAGCAAGATGCTTCTGGTCTATGACCTCCACCTGTCCCCTAAGCTGTGGGCCCTGGCCGCCCCCCAGAAGAATGGAAGGGTGCAGGAGAAGGTGATGGAACACCTGCTCAAGCTCTTTGGCACCTTTGGCATCATCTCCTCAGTGCGGATCCTCAAGCCTGGGAGAGAGCTGCCCCCTGATATCCGGAGGATCAGCAGCCGGTACAGCCAGGTGGGGACCCAAGAGTGCGCCATCGTGGAGTTTGAGGAGGTGGAGGCGGCCATCAGAGCCCATGAGTTCATGATCACAGAATCTCAGGGCAGGGAGAGCATGAAAGCTGTCCTGATTGGGATGAAGCCACCCAAAAAGAAACCTCCCAAAGACAAGAACCAGGATGAGGAGCCCACTGCGAGCATCCACCCGAGCAAGTCCCTGAACAAGAGAGTTGAGGAGCTTCAATACATGGGTGATGAGTCTTCCGCCAACAGCTCCTCCGACCCTGAGAGCAACCCCACGTCCCCGATGGCTGGCCGGCGGCATGCGGTCACCCACAAGCTCAGCCCTTCTGGCCACCAGAATCTCTTTCTGAGCCCAAATGCCTCCCCATGCTCGAGTCCTTGGAGCAGCCCCTTGGCTCAACGCAGAGGCGTTTCCAGAAAATCCCCACTGGCTGAGGAAGGTAGGCTGAACTCTGGGACCAGCCCTGAGATCCTCCGCAAGTGCACAGATTATTCCTCGGACAGCAGCGCCACCACCCCCTCCGGCAGCCCCTGGGTTCGGCGGCGCCGAGCCGAGAGGGGGCCACAGGAGAAGAGCCCCGGCGCGAGTCCCCTGCTCTCTCGGAAAGTGCAGGCTGCAGACGGGTTACCTGTGCGGGTGCTGAGGCTGCCCAGAGGCCCCGACAACACCAGAGGATTCCACAGCGGACACGAGAGAGGCCGGGCCTGTGTATAA